The Streptomyces luteogriseus genome includes a window with the following:
- a CDS encoding DUF6777 domain-containing protein, whose amino-acid sequence MRTPTGTVVLACVLSAVLLLPGCGGHTTRHRDTARHDDAGTVRELLLQPAAAPGPDPFTDSTALTAATPSPAPRTPHRTDRASDAEGPRILSGGTPGLYGGTEGVGSCDIGRQIGHLTRDPARGRAFAEAAGISPAALPDHVRALTPVVLRADTRVTGHGLRAGRITRYQSVLQAGTAVLVDDRGLPRVRCACGNPLGPPEASRGTVVTRGTAWPGYRPGRVIAVTPAPQAVIGFTIIDLATRTWIERLTGHDVRHDRALPPPARVTDPPDPSRPAPSPSQPHVPPEAEPSTEPDADPGGASPGDTPAEVSLPDAETPLPPSGGTAPRPDPPAAPEDPGGPDEIGPEAVPDHPDPPDGAGLIPDDRAAARIPGSPTGIFGNREPNRRRGS is encoded by the coding sequence GTGCGGACACCCACCGGGACCGTCGTCCTGGCCTGTGTGCTCTCCGCGGTGCTCCTCCTCCCGGGCTGCGGCGGCCACACCACCCGGCACCGCGACACCGCCCGCCACGACGACGCCGGCACCGTCCGAGAACTCCTCCTCCAGCCTGCCGCGGCCCCGGGGCCCGACCCCTTCACCGACTCCACGGCCCTCACGGCGGCTACCCCGTCCCCGGCCCCGCGAACGCCACACCGCACCGACCGGGCCTCCGACGCCGAAGGGCCACGCATCCTCTCCGGCGGAACACCCGGCCTGTACGGCGGCACCGAGGGGGTCGGCAGCTGTGACATCGGCCGGCAGATCGGCCACCTCACCCGCGACCCCGCCCGGGGCCGCGCCTTCGCCGAGGCCGCGGGCATCTCCCCGGCGGCGCTCCCCGACCACGTGCGCGCACTGACCCCGGTCGTGCTGCGCGCCGACACCCGTGTCACCGGCCACGGCCTACGGGCCGGGCGGATCACCCGCTACCAGTCCGTCCTCCAGGCCGGCACCGCCGTCCTCGTCGACGACCGGGGCCTGCCGCGTGTCCGGTGCGCCTGCGGCAACCCGCTCGGGCCGCCGGAGGCGTCCCGCGGCACCGTTGTCACCAGGGGCACTGCCTGGCCCGGCTACCGGCCCGGCCGGGTGATCGCCGTGACCCCGGCCCCGCAGGCCGTCATCGGCTTCACGATCATCGACCTCGCCACCCGGACCTGGATCGAACGCCTCACCGGTCACGACGTGCGCCACGACCGGGCCCTGCCGCCTCCCGCCCGGGTGACGGACCCCCCGGACCCGTCCCGGCCGGCACCGTCGCCGTCGCAGCCCCATGTCCCGCCGGAAGCGGAGCCGTCCACGGAGCCGGATGCCGACCCGGGCGGCGCCTCCCCCGGGGACACTCCGGCCGAGGTGAGTCTCCCGGACGCGGAAACGCCCCTTCCGCCGTCCGGCGGGACCGCCCCGCGCCCCGACCCGCCGGCCGCCCCGGAGGACCCCGGCGGCCCCGACGAGATCGGCCCCGAGGCCGTTCCGGACCACCCCGATCCGCCCGACGGAGCCGGGCTGATTCCCGACGACCGGGCCGCCGCACGCATCCCCGGCAGCCCCACAGGCATCTTCGGCAACCGAGAGCCGAACCGGCGGCGCGGCTCGTAA
- a CDS encoding lipase maturation factor family protein yields MDWFGTSDYWLTRLVFQRALAAVYLVAFLTAVLQFRPLIGRRGLLPVPRFVERVPFERAPSVFQWHYSDRFFALCAWAGCAVSAALLAGLDSLLPLWGGMLLWLVPWVLYLSIVNVGQTWYSFGWESLLLEVGFLAVFLGNDEVAPPVVVLFLLRWILFRVEFGAGLIKMRGDACWRELTCLDHHHETQPMPGPLSWFFHHLPGPLHRVEVAANHVTQLVVPFLLFTPQPVATAAASLMIVTQVWLVLSGNFSWLNWITIVLALSAVRFPADPPDVPGAPLWYVVVVLAVAVSLLGLSYRPVRNMLSRRQVMNRSFDPLHLVNTYGAFGSVSRVRYEVVVEGTADDVPRADSGWLEYEFKGKPGDPRRWPRQFAPYHLRLDWLMWFAALSPAYADPWFGTLVERLLENDRATLKLLRRSPFPPDAPPRFVRARLFRYRYTTWRELRETGACWERTYVRDFLPPTRLAGQVQRP; encoded by the coding sequence GTGGACTGGTTCGGTACGTCCGACTACTGGCTGACCCGGCTGGTCTTTCAGCGGGCGCTGGCCGCCGTCTACCTGGTGGCGTTCCTGACGGCCGTGCTCCAGTTCCGTCCGCTGATCGGGCGGCGCGGCCTGCTGCCGGTGCCGCGGTTCGTGGAGCGGGTGCCGTTCGAGCGGGCACCGAGCGTGTTCCAGTGGCACTACTCGGACCGCTTCTTCGCGCTCTGCGCCTGGGCGGGCTGCGCGGTGTCGGCGGCGCTGCTGGCGGGGCTCGACTCGCTGCTGCCGTTGTGGGGCGGCATGCTGCTGTGGCTGGTGCCGTGGGTGCTGTACCTGTCGATCGTCAACGTCGGGCAGACCTGGTACTCGTTCGGCTGGGAGTCGCTGCTGCTGGAGGTCGGGTTCCTCGCCGTGTTCCTCGGCAACGACGAGGTGGCGCCGCCGGTCGTCGTGCTGTTCCTGCTGCGGTGGATCCTGTTCCGTGTCGAGTTCGGCGCGGGGCTGATCAAGATGCGCGGGGACGCCTGCTGGCGCGAGCTCACCTGCCTGGACCACCACCACGAGACGCAGCCGATGCCGGGCCCGCTGAGCTGGTTCTTCCACCATCTGCCGGGGCCCCTGCACCGCGTCGAGGTGGCCGCGAACCACGTCACCCAGCTCGTGGTGCCGTTCCTGCTGTTCACCCCGCAGCCCGTCGCGACGGCCGCCGCGTCGCTGATGATCGTCACCCAGGTGTGGCTGGTGCTGTCGGGCAACTTCTCCTGGCTGAACTGGATCACCATCGTGCTGGCGCTGTCCGCGGTGCGGTTCCCGGCCGATCCGCCGGACGTGCCGGGTGCCCCGCTCTGGTATGTCGTGGTGGTGCTCGCGGTGGCCGTTTCGCTCCTGGGTCTCAGCTACCGTCCGGTCCGCAACATGCTCTCCCGCCGTCAGGTCATGAACCGCTCCTTCGACCCGCTTCACCTGGTCAACACCTACGGGGCGTTCGGCAGCGTGAGCCGGGTGCGGTACGAGGTGGTGGTGGAGGGCACCGCGGACGACGTGCCGCGCGCGGACTCGGGCTGGCTGGAGTACGAGTTCAAGGGCAAGCCGGGCGATCCGCGGCGCTGGCCGCGCCAGTTCGCGCCCTACCATCTGCGGCTGGACTGGCTGATGTGGTTCGCGGCCCTCTCCCCCGCCTACGCCGACCCCTGGTTCGGGACGCTGGTGGAGCGGCTGCTGGAGAACGACCGGGCCACCCTGAAGCTGCTGCGCCGTTCCCCGTTCCCGCCGGACGCGCCCCCTCGGTTCGTGCGCGCACGCCTGTTCCGGTACCGCTACACGACGTGGCGCGAGCTGCGGGAGACGGGCGCGTGCTGGGAGCGGACGTACGTGCGGGACTTCCTGCCGCCGACGCGGCTGGCGGGGCAGGTTCAGAGGCCGTAG
- a CDS encoding amidohydrolase family protein — MTVVDAHHHVWDLSVRDQDWITGPELAPLRRDFTMKDLASEARAAGVARTVLVQTVTVPEETPEFLALACEHDLIAGVVGWTDLTRPDIADELARLRALPGGRYLKGIRHQVQGEPDPEWLLRPDVHRGLTAVADAGLVYDLVVLPHQLPACARAAAALPGLTFVLDHLGKPPVAAGALEPWATGLRALAALPNTVAKLSGMVTEADPASWAVEDLRPYADVALEAFGPGRLMYGSDWPVSTLGAAYGDTLDLTRRLTDPHDHPQILETTATRVYGL, encoded by the coding sequence ATGACCGTGGTCGACGCCCACCACCACGTGTGGGACCTGTCCGTACGGGACCAGGACTGGATCACCGGCCCCGAACTCGCCCCGCTCCGGCGCGACTTCACCATGAAGGACCTCGCCTCCGAGGCGAGGGCCGCCGGAGTGGCGCGCACGGTGCTCGTCCAGACGGTCACCGTGCCCGAGGAGACCCCCGAATTCCTCGCCCTGGCCTGCGAGCACGACCTGATCGCGGGCGTCGTCGGCTGGACCGACCTCACCCGCCCCGACATCGCCGACGAACTCGCCCGGCTGCGCGCGCTCCCCGGCGGCCGGTACCTCAAGGGCATCCGCCACCAGGTCCAGGGAGAACCCGACCCCGAGTGGCTGCTGCGCCCGGACGTGCACCGCGGACTGACCGCCGTCGCCGACGCCGGGCTGGTCTACGACCTGGTGGTGCTCCCGCACCAACTGCCCGCCTGCGCCCGGGCCGCCGCCGCCCTGCCCGGCCTCACCTTCGTCCTCGACCACCTGGGCAAACCGCCCGTCGCCGCCGGCGCCCTCGAACCCTGGGCGACCGGCCTGCGCGCCCTGGCCGCCCTGCCCAACACGGTCGCCAAACTGTCCGGCATGGTCACCGAGGCCGACCCCGCCTCCTGGGCCGTCGAGGACCTGCGCCCGTACGCCGACGTGGCCCTGGAGGCCTTCGGGCCCGGCCGGCTGATGTACGGCTCGGACTGGCCGGTGTCCACCCTGGGCGCGGCCTACGGCGACACCCTGGACCTCACCCGCCGGCTGACCGACCCGCACGACCACCCGCAGATCCTCGAGACCACCGCCACCCGCGTCTACGGCCTCTGA
- a CDS encoding L-rhamnose mutarotase, translated as MRVALHTQVRADRIAAYEAAHREVPEELTDAIRAAGATSWTIWRSGTDLFHVLDCEDYARLLAALEKLPVNVAWQARMAELLDVVHDYSGDGADAGLPVVWELPA; from the coding sequence ATGAGAGTCGCCCTGCACACCCAGGTCCGCGCCGACCGCATCGCCGCGTACGAGGCGGCCCACCGCGAGGTGCCGGAGGAACTCACCGACGCCATCCGGGCCGCGGGTGCCACCTCTTGGACGATCTGGCGCAGCGGAACGGACCTCTTCCACGTCCTGGACTGCGAGGACTACGCGAGGCTCCTCGCCGCACTGGAGAAGCTGCCGGTCAACGTCGCCTGGCAGGCCCGCATGGCCGAACTCCTGGACGTCGTGCACGACTACTCCGGCGACGGCGCGGACGCCGGCCTGCCCGTCGTCTGGGAGCTGCCGGCATGA
- a CDS encoding aldo/keto reductase, which translates to MNRLGGSGVEVSALSFGAAAIGNLYTEVGEAQAHDAVEAAWQRGIRYFDTAPHYGLGLSERRLGAALSDHPRDRYTLSTKVGRRLEPSDGGGDDLAGGFAVPATHRRVWDFSADGIRRTLESSLERLGLDRVDVVYLHDPDEHAEDAFREGYPALEKLRSEGVVGAIGAGMNQAGMLTRFVRDTDVDVVLCAGRYTLLDQSALTGLLPAAHERGTSVVIGGAFNSGLLANPEPGARYNYTVAPSALVERALRLKSVADRHGTTLRAAALAFCAAHPAVASVLVGARSAHEVRDCAHQFAARVPAAFWQDLHAEGLLPADAPVPAETPKESS; encoded by the coding sequence GTGAACCGGCTCGGCGGCAGCGGCGTCGAGGTCAGCGCCCTGTCCTTCGGCGCCGCCGCCATCGGCAACCTGTACACCGAGGTCGGCGAGGCCCAGGCGCACGACGCCGTGGAGGCCGCCTGGCAGCGGGGCATCCGCTACTTCGACACCGCCCCGCACTACGGCCTCGGCCTGTCCGAACGCCGCCTGGGCGCCGCCCTGAGCGACCACCCCCGCGACCGGTACACCCTCTCCACCAAGGTCGGGCGCCGCCTCGAACCCTCGGACGGCGGCGGCGACGACCTGGCGGGCGGTTTCGCCGTGCCCGCGACCCACCGCCGCGTGTGGGACTTCAGCGCCGACGGCATCCGCCGCACCCTGGAGTCCAGCCTGGAACGCCTGGGCCTCGACCGGGTCGACGTCGTCTACCTCCACGACCCCGACGAGCACGCCGAAGACGCCTTCCGCGAGGGCTACCCGGCGCTGGAGAAGCTCCGCTCCGAGGGCGTCGTCGGCGCGATCGGCGCCGGCATGAACCAGGCCGGGATGCTCACCCGCTTCGTCCGCGACACCGACGTCGACGTGGTCCTGTGCGCCGGCCGCTACACCCTGCTCGACCAGAGCGCCCTCACCGGCCTGCTGCCCGCGGCCCACGAACGCGGCACGTCCGTCGTCATCGGCGGCGCCTTCAACTCCGGCCTGCTGGCCAACCCCGAGCCCGGGGCGAGGTACAACTACACCGTCGCCCCCTCGGCGCTGGTCGAGCGCGCCCTGCGCCTGAAGTCCGTCGCCGACCGGCACGGCACCACACTGCGCGCCGCCGCCCTGGCCTTCTGCGCCGCCCACCCGGCCGTCGCCAGCGTCCTCGTCGGCGCCCGCTCGGCCCACGAAGTGCGCGACTGCGCCCACCAGTTCGCCGCCCGGGTGCCCGCCGCGTTCTGGCAGGACCTGCACGCCGAGGGCCTGCTGCCCGCCGACGCGCCCGTCCCCGCCGAGACGCCGAAGGAGTCGTCATGA
- a CDS encoding SDR family NAD(P)-dependent oxidoreductase, with the protein MSDFEGLRALVTGGASGIGRATAELLAERGAQVAVLDLDPSSVEKPLCGHRADVTDDASVREAVAAAVTGLGGLDVLVNNAGIGAQGTVEDNPDDEWHRVYDVNVLGMVRTTRACLPHLRASAHAAIVNTCSIAATAGLPQRALYSATKGAVYSLTLAMAADHVREGIRVNCVNPGTVDTPWVGRLLDAAPDPAAERAALQARQPTGRLVSAAEVAGAIAYLASPLSGATTGTALAVDGGMQGLRLRPVAR; encoded by the coding sequence ATGAGCGACTTCGAGGGTCTGAGGGCCCTGGTGACGGGCGGCGCCTCCGGCATCGGCCGGGCCACCGCCGAGCTCCTCGCCGAGCGCGGGGCGCAGGTCGCCGTCCTTGACCTGGACCCGTCATCGGTCGAGAAGCCACTGTGCGGCCACCGCGCCGACGTCACCGACGACGCGTCCGTGCGCGAGGCCGTCGCCGCCGCGGTCACCGGCCTCGGCGGACTCGACGTGCTGGTCAACAACGCCGGCATCGGCGCCCAGGGCACCGTCGAGGACAACCCCGACGACGAATGGCACCGCGTCTACGACGTCAACGTGCTCGGCATGGTCCGCACCACCCGGGCCTGCCTGCCCCATCTGCGGGCCTCCGCGCACGCCGCGATCGTCAACACCTGCTCGATCGCCGCCACCGCGGGCCTGCCGCAGCGCGCCCTGTACAGCGCCACCAAGGGCGCGGTGTACTCCCTCACCCTCGCCATGGCCGCCGACCACGTCCGCGAGGGCATCCGCGTCAACTGCGTCAACCCGGGCACGGTCGACACCCCGTGGGTCGGCCGCCTCCTCGACGCCGCGCCCGACCCGGCCGCCGAACGGGCCGCCCTTCAGGCCCGCCAGCCCACCGGCCGCCTGGTCTCCGCGGCCGAGGTCGCCGGCGCCATCGCCTACCTGGCGAGCCCCCTGTCCGGCGCCACCACCGGCACCGCCCTAGCCGTCGACGGCGGCATGCAGGGCCTGCGGCTGCGCCCGGTGGCCCGGTGA